GCTCATATTCCGCTGACTTGCAGAACGATATGAAGTCTAAATCCGACATGGCCGGGCGTTTTTCCGGGACACTGGGAGGGATTTCGGGCTGTTCCTCGACATCTTTCACCGATAACAGCATAGGGGGGTATTCCTTTGTGCTGAACCATTTTACGCGGGCTACAGTCTCGAATCTCACCAGCTTTGTGTGATCGTCATCGTAGCGGTAAATCTTACGGCCTAATTCTGACGGAGGTATGCGGGCTTCAAGTCCGTCTCTGAGTTCGACAACTGCCCCGGTTGAATTGCTGAGGCTCTTTACTGTTACGCGGACATCCTGCCCCGGCTTGTATTTCGCGTAAAGTCTAGCCATCGACAAATTGTAATCTCCCTCGGCCATCGTCATGCTCAGGCTGATTATATCCGTATCAACGTCCGTAACTTTGAAGACATACTTTTTCCCGGCCATGACATTTTTCCCGCGCGGCACCTCTCCGGCAGGGACTTCAGCAGGAATCCTCCCGATTACCGCCGAATATCCTGCGCCGTTTTCCCCGATGATTCTTGCTTTGACGACATAGCCCGGTCTCACCGTCTCCATGAAAAGCCATTCGCACAATCTCAGAGCGTCATAAATGAGCCGCCGCCCCTCAGATTCTGAAGTGTACTCGTCATTGTAGCGTTCGTGAAGTGCCTTGTTCCGCGCAATTCTGAGGCTGTGAAGAATTTTGCTGCCCTCGTGCGTGATTTTTCCGCTGTCAGACAAGACATCAATGCGGTCTATCTGATCGCGCTCGTGAGTCTCGATGGCGTATTCTGAGATTAAGCGGTCTGCGATTGCCTCGCCCATGTCGCCAAGACATATGAGACAGTAGCGGGTGTTAGTGTAGAGATTCTCTTCGGCCTCGCGCCCAAGCTCCGAGATATTCATGAGGATTGGCACGGGCTTGTCAGGCGGGAAAAGGTCAGCCAAGAATCCGAAACGCCCCCCGGCTTTCACGTTAATGTACCATCGGCATAACTCCTCAGCCGTAACAATCAGCCGCGAACATGCAGACTCAGAGTCATAGCCCTCGTTGGCGGCCTCGCTTTTCGTGTCAGTGAGGGCTGATATTTTCCGGGAAATGTAATCGGTGATTATGCCCTTTGCGGTTAATGCCTCAAGTTTTCCGGGTGTGTCCGGGATATTCGCCCGGCAGGACAAATCCTCCGTGATGATTTCGGCGATACGTCCGAGACAGAGGAGGCATATATTTGGGTCAGATGATATACATTCTTCAGCCCTCCGCCCGTATTCCGCAAGTTTCGGGCAGTCGTCCTCAAGAAATAAAAACCTGCTGTCCATCAATTTATTCTCCTGGAAATTTTTTCGCTTGCATAAATTTTAACATTAGCGACAAGATTCATATTCCCTGAGTCGTTTGTGAAGTCAGCAATAATTAATGAGCGGTTCAGAAAAAACAGTATAATGTTACAATTCCGACTAATTCAGAAGGGGGATAAAATTTCATGAAGCAGCTTATGCAGGGGAACACCGCCGCCGCGAGGGGACTATATGAGGCGGGCTGCTGTTTCGCGTCAAGCTACCCTGGCACGCCAAGCACAGAGATAACCGAGGAAGCCGCGAAATATGACGCGATATATTCCGAGTGGGCACCGAATGAGAAAGTCGCAATGGAGGCCGCGTTCGGTGCGTCATTAGCGGGAAAAAGATCTTTCTGCGGTATGAAGCATGTAGGCTTGAACGTCGCCGCAGATCCGCTTTTCACAGTCTCATACACCGGGATTAATGCGGGAATGGTTATCTGCGTGGCTGATGACGCTGGTATGCACTCATCACAGAATGAGCAGGACTCCCGGCATTACGCGAGAGCCGCCAAACTTCCCATGCTTGAGCCGTCAGACTCTCAGGAGGCACTAGACTTTTTCCGCAGAGCCTATGACATTTCGGAGGAATACGACTCGCCCGTCATCGTCAAAATGTGTACGAGAGTCGCGCATTCTCAATCACTCGTTGAGACAGGAGAGCGCAGAGAAATTCCCGCCCGGCCCTACGAGAAGAATATAGCAAAATATGTGATGATGCCGGGAAACGCGATAAAGCGTCATCCCATTGTCGAGGAAAGAATGAAACGCCTTCAGGCTTTCGCGGAAGAGTCAGACATCAACCGAATCGACTCCGGCGCGGACTCATCACTCGGAATAATAACATCATCGACTTCATACCAGTATGTGAAAGAGGCACTCGGCGACAGATTCCCCGTGCTGAAACTGGGAATGATTTGGCCAATGTCTGACGAAAAAATACGCGAGTTTTCCGGCCATGTTGAACGGCTCGTGATTGTAGAGGAATTAGACGGCTTCATAGAGGAACATTGCAGGGCTATGGGCGTTCAGTGCGAGGGAAAATCATTGTTCGGCTGTCTCGGCGAGCTGAGTCAGAATGTCATAGCGTCAAAATTAGGGCTTCCGGCTCCTGAAGGGCTGAGGCTGTCTGAGAATGTGAAGATTCCCGCACGGCCTCCGATGATGTGCGCGGGCTGTCCTCACCGGGGAATATTCTTCACGCTGAATCAGGCAAAATGCACGGTGCTGGGTGATATTGGGTGCTACACACTGGGAGCTGTTGCGCCTCTGTCGGCAATGGAGATGACTCTATGCATGGGTGCCTCTGTCAGCGCATTACACGGTTTCAGCAAGGCAGGCGGGAAAAACGCCGTTGCAGTAATCGGGGACTCTACGTTCATGCACTCAGGGATGACGGGACTCGCGAATATCGCCTACAATCAGAGCAAGGGAGTCGTAATCATCCTCGACAACTCTATCACGGGCATGACGGGACATCAGCAGAACCCGACAACAGGACTGAACATTAAGGGAGACCCGGCCGGGAAAATCGATCTTGAGAGCTTATGCAGGGCAATGGGATTCAGGCGGGTGAGAGTCGTTGACCCCTATAACCTGAAGGAATGCGCCGAGGCACTGAAGGAGGAATTATCAGCTGACGAGTCATCAGTGATAATTTCGCGGAGACCATGCGCCCTGCTGAAGACCGTAAAGCACAAGCCCCCGCTGAGGGTTGAGCCGTCATTGTGCATTGGGTGCAAAGCCTGCATGAAGATAGGCTGCCCGGCACTGTCGGTTAGGGACGGAAAAGCACACGTAGATGATACATTGTGCGTTGGGTGCGGAGTGTGTAAACAGCGGTGCAGGTTCGGGGCATTCAGGGGAGGCGAGTAACATGGCCGAGGCTCAGGGAGATATTTATGTCCGTGAAATAGACGCGAGATTGAAACGGATTGAGTCATTGTACGAGAAAACAGCGGCGGAAATTCGTGATGTCAAGTCAGAAATGAGACAGCTTGAGGCAAAATTTGACGGCATTCGGAGCATTTGCATGTGGAGTGTAATGGGCTTCTGGATAATTCTCGGCCTTGCTACAGCTTTTGCGGTAATCAGGAGAATATATCAGCCAGTAACACTTGAAGACGTTGAACGAATCGCAGAACGAGCCGCAAATAATGTTATTACAGATGCTGTTATCGAGCGTATTGTGAGCGGAGGAAAATAACAATGGCCACGAAAAATATAATGATTGTCGGAGTCGGCGGACAGGGGAGCGTACTCGCAAGCAAACTTTTGGGACATCTCCTCACATCACAGGGATATGACGTAAAAGTCTCGGAGGTTCACGGAATGAGTCAGCGCGGCGGAAGCGTCGTAACCTATGTGCGTTACGGGGACAAAGTATATTCGCCCGTAATCGACAAGGGGCAGGCGGATTTCATTGTGTCGTTCGAGCTGTTAGAGGCTGCAAGGTGGATTGAATACCTTTCGCCCAACGGCCAAATAGTAACGTCAACACAGCAGATTGACCCTATGCCCGTTCTTACAGGCGCGATGACTTACCCGGAAAATTTGCTTGAGGAAATCAGGAAGACAGGCGCGAAAATTGACGCTCTCGACTGCCTGAAACTTGCTGAGACCGCCGGAAGTCCCAAAGCCGTTAATCTCGTCCTGCTTGGCCGACTCTCTCACTACTTCACGGACATCACGCCGGAGTCATGGCAGGAAGCAATTACAGGATGTGTACCCCCGAAATTCTTAGACCTTAACCGAAAGGCTTTCGATTTAGGGAGAAACGCATAAATTTTACCCCCCTTCCGTTTGTCTCCCTCCCCCCTAAGTTAGGTGGACACAGAGGGGGAAGAGGGGGTATCAGACGAAATATTATCATCGAGGAAGGTTTTATCTTTATGGAAAAGTATTATCAGCCCGAAATTGAGACAATGCCCCGCGAGCAGATTCGCAGACTTCAGAATGAACGACTCCTGAAGCAAGTCCGCCACGCCTGGGAAGATGTCCCCTATTACCGCAAGAAAATGCAGGAGAAGGGACTCACTCCCGATGACATAAAATCAATGGACGATCTTCACCTTCTCCCGTTCCTGACAAAGGCAGACCTCCGCGAGGCATACCCCTACGGCTTAATGGGCCGCCCCCTGAAAGACTGCGTGCGTATTCAGTCAACATCAGGCACAACAGGACAGAGAGTCGTAGCCTTCTACACGCTCAACGACATTCACATATGGGAGACAATGTGCGCCCGGGCAATCATGGCCGCAGGGGGGACAAATGAAGATGTCGTGCAGGTCTCATACGGCTACGGACTGTTCACGGGCGGGCCTGGCCTCAACGGCGGGAGTCATCTTGTCGGCTCTCTCACTATTCCGGCCTCGTCAGGAAACACAGACAGGCAGATTATGTTCATCAAAGATTTGTCCGCGACAATTCTTTGCTGCACTCCCAGTTACGCGGCGTTTATCGGCGAGCGCATGAAGGAAATGGGAATGTCCCCCGATGATATTCCGCTCAAAGCCGGGATTTTCGGTGCTGAGGCATGGAGCGAAAGCATGAGGCGCGATATTGAGGCCACAATGGGAATCAAGGCTTACGACATTTACGGCCTCACGGAGCTTTGCGGGCCGGGCGTTTCGTTTGAGTGTGAAGATCAGCACGGTATGCACATCAACGAGGATTATTTTATCCCGGAGATTATTGACCCTGAAACAGGCGAGGTCCTCCCGGAAGGCAGCACGGGCGAGCTTGTTTTCACGACACTGGAGAAGGAAGCCTTCCCGCTGATTCGCTACAGGACACGCGATATTACCAGCCTCAGTTACGAGCCATGCCCCTGCGGAAGGACTCACGTCAGAATGTCGCGCTTGAAGGGGCGTACCGATGACATGCTCATTATCCGCGGCGTAAACGTCTTCCCGTCGCAGATTGAGACCGTCCTAATCAATCAGGGCTACCCGGCGAACTATCAGATTATTGTTGACCGGGTGAACAACACAGACACGCTTGATGTGAGAGTCGAAATGACCCCGGAAATGTTCACCGATAATTTGGGCGTTGTGAATCAGCGTCAGGCGAAACTTGTCGAGGGTCTGCGCTCAATGTTAGGATTAACGGCAAAGGTTACCCTTGTCGCTCCGAAAACTATTGTACGGTCTGAAGGAAAAGCAGTAAGGGTAATCGACAACAGGAAAATATAGAGAGGGGGAAAATTCATGAACGTGAAGCAGATTTCAGTGTTTCTTGAGAACCGGCCGGGCTGCCTCCACGAGATGACGCGGGCATTAGCTCAGGCGGGAATCGATTTGCGGGGACTCTCGCTTGCTGAGACGAGCGATTTCGGAATCGTGAGATTGATTGTTGATGATGTAGTCGGGACTGCCAGCACCTTGCGGGACGCGGGGTTTGTGGCCAGCCTTACGGACGTTCTTGCGATTGAGGTGCCGAATGTGCCGGGGGGATTGAATCACGTGCTTGAAGTTCTTGACGGAGCCGGGATAAATGTCGAGTACATGTACGCTATATTAGGCAACAAGAAATCAGATACGGCCTACATGATTTTCCGG
This portion of the Synergistaceae bacterium genome encodes:
- a CDS encoding ankyrin repeat domain-containing protein; the encoded protein is MDSRFLFLEDDCPKLAEYGRRAEECISSDPNICLLCLGRIAEIITEDLSCRANIPDTPGKLEALTAKGIITDYISRKISALTDTKSEAANEGYDSESACSRLIVTAEELCRWYINVKAGGRFGFLADLFPPDKPVPILMNISELGREAEENLYTNTRYCLICLGDMGEAIADRLISEYAIETHERDQIDRIDVLSDSGKITHEGSKILHSLRIARNKALHERYNDEYTSESEGRRLIYDALRLCEWLFMETVRPGYVVKARIIGENGAGYSAVIGRIPAEVPAGEVPRGKNVMAGKKYVFKVTDVDTDIISLSMTMAEGDYNLSMARLYAKYKPGQDVRVTVKSLSNSTGAVVELRDGLEARIPPSELGRKIYRYDDDHTKLVRFETVARVKWFSTKEYPPMLLSVKDVEEQPEIPPSVPEKRPAMSDLDFISFCKSAEYEQIIRAIDEGANPNAANRNHTTALMTAAQFNTNARAVKALIDAGADVGARNHRGNTALIYAAMRNDYDAVRVILEAGADIDMLNNDGKKAADYAVKNKRINGTDIVRLLRGETEEAADTLTDDSQPRLQPEEPQAESQMSPEESESETSQPESHAESPTPQGEPHNAPEQSQHEEYEDDTYSYEYGTDDTPKPTKEDEEEMTELRQKLQRDFLKICRSGSEDEIAEAVSAGVNVNVTNKSAATALMFAAQSNTAQAVEILIHAGAVLDAQDDSGNTALIYAASYNNDDVVDTLIDAGADRDITNHARHRASEYARHNYRLTDTEALSRL
- the iorA gene encoding indolepyruvate ferredoxin oxidoreductase subunit alpha, with the protein product MKQLMQGNTAAARGLYEAGCCFASSYPGTPSTEITEEAAKYDAIYSEWAPNEKVAMEAAFGASLAGKRSFCGMKHVGLNVAADPLFTVSYTGINAGMVICVADDAGMHSSQNEQDSRHYARAAKLPMLEPSDSQEALDFFRRAYDISEEYDSPVIVKMCTRVAHSQSLVETGERREIPARPYEKNIAKYVMMPGNAIKRHPIVEERMKRLQAFAEESDINRIDSGADSSLGIITSSTSYQYVKEALGDRFPVLKLGMIWPMSDEKIREFSGHVERLVIVEELDGFIEEHCRAMGVQCEGKSLFGCLGELSQNVIASKLGLPAPEGLRLSENVKIPARPPMMCAGCPHRGIFFTLNQAKCTVLGDIGCYTLGAVAPLSAMEMTLCMGASVSALHGFSKAGGKNAVAVIGDSTFMHSGMTGLANIAYNQSKGVVIILDNSITGMTGHQQNPTTGLNIKGDPAGKIDLESLCRAMGFRRVRVVDPYNLKECAEALKEELSADESSVIISRRPCALLKTVKHKPPLRVEPSLCIGCKACMKIGCPALSVRDGKAHVDDTLCVGCGVCKQRCRFGAFRGGE
- a CDS encoding indolepyruvate oxidoreductase subunit beta; this encodes MATKNIMIVGVGGQGSVLASKLLGHLLTSQGYDVKVSEVHGMSQRGGSVVTYVRYGDKVYSPVIDKGQADFIVSFELLEAARWIEYLSPNGQIVTSTQQIDPMPVLTGAMTYPENLLEEIRKTGAKIDALDCLKLAETAGSPKAVNLVLLGRLSHYFTDITPESWQEAITGCVPPKFLDLNRKAFDLGRNA
- a CDS encoding phenylacetate--CoA ligase, yielding MEKYYQPEIETMPREQIRRLQNERLLKQVRHAWEDVPYYRKKMQEKGLTPDDIKSMDDLHLLPFLTKADLREAYPYGLMGRPLKDCVRIQSTSGTTGQRVVAFYTLNDIHIWETMCARAIMAAGGTNEDVVQVSYGYGLFTGGPGLNGGSHLVGSLTIPASSGNTDRQIMFIKDLSATILCCTPSYAAFIGERMKEMGMSPDDIPLKAGIFGAEAWSESMRRDIEATMGIKAYDIYGLTELCGPGVSFECEDQHGMHINEDYFIPEIIDPETGEVLPEGSTGELVFTTLEKEAFPLIRYRTRDITSLSYEPCPCGRTHVRMSRLKGRTDDMLIIRGVNVFPSQIETVLINQGYPANYQIIVDRVNNTDTLDVRVEMTPEMFTDNLGVVNQRQAKLVEGLRSMLGLTAKVTLVAPKTIVRSEGKAVRVIDNRKI
- a CDS encoding acetolactate synthase — translated: MNVKQISVFLENRPGCLHEMTRALAQAGIDLRGLSLAETSDFGIVRLIVDDVVGTASTLRDAGFVASLTDVLAIEVPNVPGGLNHVLEVLDGAGINVEYMYAILGNKKSDTAYMIFRVSDNAKASSALAGSGVRIMGAEELSAI